In the Pogona vitticeps strain Pit_001003342236 chromosome 2, PviZW2.1, whole genome shotgun sequence genome, GCAGCATCAAAATATATATCCACTGTGCAACAggtataccctgtttccctgaaaaaaagacagggtcttatattaatttttgctccaaaaatgcattagggcctattgtcaggggattttttttccatgtaaaataatctacatttattcaaacacagtcatgtcatcttctggttgctgcacaatggtggagggcggggtttcacttaactagggattattttgggggtagggtttatattgtgagcatcctgaaaaatcctactagggctaattttcagattaggtcttattttcagggaaactggaTATGCGTACATTATATTTCCAGTATTCAATAATAGGTAGTCATAGAAATAGTCATAAAAGATCCATAAAGGTTTTCAATATTAGCCACATTTGCTCAAAATTTATCTTAATTTTTTGTCACATTTCAGTGCTTTTTGCTACTAAGTACACATGTCCTgctctttttgctgttttttggaaatacttttttttctgtttttttttttctaaaatgctCCCTTCAGAGAATAATTAAATGATTTAGGTTTGTTTCTTGGATAGCACCCATGCGTTCTTGTATATCTTTCCTGAGAACAAATCCCATTCAAATGAGAAGTGTTGTTATGGTTGCTGGCCAGATCTACCAGCCAGCTTGGTCATACATTTGTTGGATACATTGCTTGGCTGATGGTTAGGGTTGCCAGGTGTTAGGGCTGGTTGGACTCTTGGGGAATTGTTATGCTTCTCAAGATTTCCAGGCAAGGAGTCAAATCTCAGACCAAACAACTCTTGAGAGGGGGCTGCTTTTTGTGGGGAATGGCTTTAAAGCCTGGGAAACCATCACCATTCATTTCAGCTGGCACTAGGCTCACGGGATCAGTATGAACAAATTTTTAAATATCTGATATGCTTATGCAAAGTCAAAGCAACAAAGGGGCAGAAACAAAGAGAagggacagtaaagaaagctggtgACTGGATACACTTGGACATGTTGCCATTAGGAGCAAGGCAGAGGGAGGAATGGTAGCACCATGAcccatgagccttcttgttggaCAGGTCTTGGGAGCATCAGTGGAGAGGTGGGGAGGGATGGAAACACCTCTCTGTAGGCTGGCAGTGAGCCATTCACAAGCCCCAGAAGAAGTCCAGGGCTTGGCAAAGCTTTGCATCATGTGTAGCCTCAGCATGTCAATGCAGCCACACTTCTGAAACAATCAGATAATGGAAATGCAGTAAACCGAGTACCAGACTGAATGAAGACAATTAAATTTTGGCTATAGAAGCCAGTTTAAGTACAAAGTACTTCATTCTGCCTCacttgttccaaaaaaaaaaaaaaaacccaaaaaacagaACTTAACTTCCCCAcctcaaaaaaaataaaataaaataaaaaccacaattCTCATAAATTCTTCACAAAAGAACAGCAATATATAAAAGTACTGTACAACAGTCCTGGGGCTAAAACGTGGGGTCAAGGGAATCCTGATGTAAATTCCTATGTCTTTTTCAAATTTACAGTGCAACATTTTTCTATGAAAAAtaatgtcttctcttttttttcaattattttgttttctaaggAATCCTCCACTTCATTTGCAATTCTTCTTTATAATACTGGAAAGTCTATTTGTATTTCTCAATATGATTCTGTTGACTCTTGCACCCCTCCTTGGTGATACTCCCCCAATAAATCAGTTTTTAATATGAAAgatctttttaaaagcctttttgaaGTTCTCATTACAGAGTGGATATATAAATGGATTTAAGGTAGAATTCACATAGCCAAGCCAAATAGTAAACATGTGAACAGGGCGATTGTAACACTTTTCACAGTAGGCCATGACCAAAAATAATACAAAGTATGGGATCCAGCACAATATAAAGGTTGCCATTATGACCCCTAACTGCTTGgctgcctttttctctctgttcccTTGACTTCGGTTAATGGACTGAGTACACAGCCTTTCCCATGTCCTTTTCAGGTAATGTAAACTTGTACTGTCTTTTCTGTCACTAGACCTAGAGAAACATCTGCCAGCGTCAGAGTACTGCTTCAGAGTGGTACTGCAACGTCTAGAGGAAGGCCCCTCTGCAAAACTCAGGCCCTCAGACATTTTGCTAAACTCATAGTCTAGGGAGCAAAGGGTCTCTTTAGTTTCAATGTTTTCTTTGACACAGGCATACTTGCTGTCTGTATTGCCTATTCCGGTGACATCCTCTAATGTTGCTGGAGGGAAACAGTCGAGCTTTACTACTCCTACGTCATCGTCTCTGTCACTCTTTGATATTTTAATAAACCTGTTTGCTGGATATTTGACCTCCATTCCTTTGTTTTCATCAGAGTCATTTTCATTAGTAACATACCCTGTATCTTTATGTGCATTTAGGAGATAACCCTTTTGCATTTCTTGTAGCTTTTCACTTTGAGTACTTGCTTTTTCTTGAACGCTCCTAAAAGACCCATTTATGAGCTCTCGGTGCTTACAGTGCCTCCGAACAGCCTTGTATATTTTTGCATAAAACCACAACATTAGTAATGATGGGACATAGAAATTGATCATGGCggtcaagactttaaaccatgtGGTTTTGCAAAAATCCGTTTCACATATCTTTTCATCATCAGTTCTGCTGGTTGTGTTGTGGTAATTTGTAAATTTACGCCAGCCAAGAATTGGGATGACCCACATAAAAGACAGCAACCAAGCAACTGAAATCATGATAGAGGCTCTAGTTTTGGTTCTGTACTTGAGATATTTTAATGGCTGCTGGACAGAACGATAACGGTCTATGCAGAGTATGAAGAGGCTAAATATGGAGGCTGTGCTGGCCACATAATCCATCGACAGCCAGAACAGACAAGCTTTTCTAGCCAGTATCCACTTATCCTTCAATAGGTACACAATGTTCAACGGCATCACGGCTGCACCAACTATAACATCTGCACAAGAAAGGCTGACAATATAAAGATTGCCAACCGTCTgcagtttcttttctgttttcactgCATACAAGACCAAAATGTTCATGACAACTGTGATCAATGAGATGCTGCCTAAGACCAGTCCTATAACAGGTTGGATCTGTGTAGAATTCTCTGTGTCTCTGTCAATCACACACATCTTTCACCTAatgctagaagaagaagaaaactcaaaGTACCAACATTTCACTTTTGTCTGCGAAGcaggctggtggtggtggttcttgtTTTCAGATACCTTTAAGAACctataaataaaaatcagtgtaTTTTAATAACAGAATAAAATTCCCAACATGATttacaaataagcaaataaaagaagtgaaTTAGCTAAGGAAGGAAAGGATTATAAAGTAACCACATAGCAAGAGTTCCAGATTCCCTGTCTACACCTTTTGGTCTCAGGTGTTCCAGGTGTCCTAGCTAGAATGTACATGCGGTATTTGATGGCAACAGATTCATTTGTGCCATTAATGtggcaacaaaacaaaaaagcaatttttcaggTTACTGACTCGTAACATGCCagaagagaactggaaaagaataATATCAAGAGGAAATTAGGAGAAAGGTAATCAGTGGTGATGCTGTTGCTGAGTAACACACATTAACCAGTCAAGCTCACTGGCAGGAGGATTTTAAAACTTAgtatatgccatcaaattgcttccaacttatggtgacttgtatgaattaatgaatttcaaaaattcctgtcattaacagctgtaCCCAGATCTTATGAACCAAAGATCATTGGTTTTCTTCTTTATCTACTTTCTTTAAGTTTTTCTAatatgatcttttccagtcttcccGTGATATGTCTGAAGTATGATAGCATTAGTTTAATCATTTGAGTTTccagtgagaattcaggcttgatctgatctctaacctatttatttgtctttctggtggttcaCAGTATCTGTAATGATCTCCTCCCATACCACATTTCTACTGAGTTAATTTTTTTCtatcagttttcttcattgtaCAGCTTGTATCCCCATAAACTGTACAATACAGGAAAACCACAGTATGGATCAtgttggtcttggtctccactgACACTTCACTATACTTACAGTAATATCCATACACTTGAGgatattttctaatttcttcactgCTGCCTTTCCAGATCTCAGTctttttttgatttcttggttaCATTTTGTATTGGGATTGCTGACTCAACCAAGGTACTTTATTTGggattcaatttatttatttaaagcatacTATTAAAGTCAAGAGTTATTTCCAATACTCAGAATAGTCAAGCAAGCTTTTGAATAGGTACCATATTAGCAGGTTCATGCCTTGTAGCTTTCATGCTCTTATTGTTGCTAGGATAACTACGTCTTTGGCAGCCATCAGAGACAGAGAGGTGTTTACCATTCATTCCATGAATCCCTgtaagaagacaaaaagaaaagcattAGAAGAGTTGATAATTCAGCAATACTTCTATTCTATGACTGCTCAATACACCATCTTTGGTGTTGATATTAGTGATCTCAAAacactgtaggaaaaaaaatatatgatagACATTAAAGACAGGCATGAActaaaaatgaatcaccacatTCATTGAAAAATCACTAcatcattgatttgtattcatatgaatcaatgcccctaatgaatcatgaatcaatgaattttagtaaTTTTTGATATTGATGGGTattgagggtttttcgggctctttggccatgttctgaaggttgttcttcgtaacgtttcaccagtctctgtggccagcatcttcaaaggacaggagtcagaactgtttttttatttgtttggctataaaacatcTACCAAAGCACCTAGAAACACTGAAGTTGCAGGGGAGTTTCATCTGACGTTCCTCTACAAACACTCCAGGTTTGATGAAGATTGAGATTCatatgtctgagttatacaccaaCAAAGAAGCTCCCCCAAGGAAAGTGCTCCCCCAGAAACCTAGAGACACAAGAATTACAGAGAAAGTTCCcatgactttcctctacaatctctccaaatgTGATGAAGATTtggtttcctcaagccagctgctaaaggacactttcctgagGAGGGGCACTTTGTGGATTTATAACTtgaatgtctgaaacccaatcttcaccaaacttggtaggattgtagaggagagtcagtagaagctccccagtgattttggtgtctctatgtgTCTGGAGAGAACTTTTCTGAAGCGACCTTGTAGGCACATAGCGTGCACATCCGAAACCTAAACTTCACCAAATTTGAAGGGCTTATAGAagagagtcaggagaagcttgggaattcatcaatttgtataaAATCATAATTTGTCAGCCTTGagtcatgaatcaaaatgaatcaccatttttctgatttgtgcccattccTAATGGACATGTATGCAGTAAAACCGGGTTCAATCAACAATGATATgaaaaagtaaacaaatattgtattcaaattgggaatttcagctcctgtGCTGGCCCAGTATCTGAAATCAACTACTGAAGGTGAAATCTGAAATTAACTACTCCACTAAAACATGAATGCCAGTTTCAGGAAAGTCACTCTTATAAAACAGAATGCGACCTTTTTGCTGTTACTTTCATATCCTATTCTtttatactgtattgtattgttcCTTCAGAGAACCCAAGATAGCATATGATGGGTTCAAAAGAAGACTCTGATCTGCTGATTAACCAAAGCCACGGCTTCATAGCTAATTTCAGCAAAGTTGCTAGATGATCACATACCATAGCAGGATAATTTATCATCTTGGAAGCTGGTGAAATATGTACTTTCATCACCACTTCTGAATAACATAGCGTTGATATTAGATTTCAGTTTATTCCCTAAAGGAATGTGTTCACATGCACCcatacacatatacatgaaaataaattatatatagaCTAGTAGTCCATGTAATTGAGTAACATCATACTAGGCAGATTCTCAGCCTGCCTACCACCAGGATCATGCATTGCTGAACAACCAATGGATGTACATTTTCTCACATGTGAGCCTCTGTTCTAAGATACCACTCTCAGTGCATAAATTTGTACATGTGAAtaattctttctcatttttctctaATGGAGAATTTATCTGCAAGTTAGGAGCTAACACACAATTTCTGTGGTGGATTTAGATGGGATAGCCTATGTAGACACAAAAACTTCCTGCGTATCAGCCAAATTCACACGAACCCAATAGTGGTTGGAAGCAGTTCACAGCCTCAAGAATTTGTCTTTTCTAGTCCTACTGTGCTGTGGGAGACTATATTTTGACAGATGGTACAGACTGAACCCAAGACTTCTTCAGGTGTACATTACTTGTTATGTAATATCAACTCACTTCTAACTTAACAGTGACACTACAAATtagaaattcccagaagctggatagcttagtgatttaggcatctgctatggagccagaggctgggagttcaattcctcactgtgcctccttgaaaggggctggacttgatgatcctttccAGCTCATGATAATTATGATTATTAGCTCTTGTTATATCTTATGAATTAAAGATCATGGCTTCCTTtgtggagtcaattcatctcatgttcAGCATTCCTCTTTATCTGCTGCCTTGAACTTTTCTCagctttctcttttccagtgagttttgtgtTCTCATTTTATGGTATCGATCTGCATGAACCATCCTAGCTTTTAAGATCTTTTGGGGATGCTCTTCTTTCAGTCTCACTAATCCTGTAGTCTTGTTTGAGtaagaaacaagagggccttttcagtggctgtacAATGTGTTCCCCTGGGAAGCCAGATtgttctcctccctctttttcttctgcagaTGGGAAAACATCTTCCTTTACGGGCAGGATTTTATTTCACTTGGAGAAGTGAGGgccttatggaatgctgtatTTCTGGAATTTAGAAAGGTACATTTTTGAGTGTTTCTAAAGgatagtttttaatattatttaattaatttttaaaaaatattatattatacagtgtttttaattacatttactATATTGACTCTGGGAATAAAGGCTGCATGTTCAATAAACCAATTATTGAATAAATATGCCCAGAGTATAATAGCCTCCATTTAATCATTTTCATGTCTATAGAGAGTTTAGGCTTGAATTAATCTAGTACCCACATTTCTTTCTGTCTATGGTATTTGTAAGGCTCTCTTCTGAAATATGCCTTCTCAGTAGTATGACATACAATACAGTTTCTGTATTGCTCCTCTGTATAGCTTCTCTTTCTTCAAGAACAAATCCTTCAACTCATTTTGGAAAAAGGCTTCTGGATTTTGAGGAAACACCAccacaacaactactactacaggattatttatatttttactaGAGGTAGGCCAAACCAGATAAATCAGATTAGCTGAGATGCCAATGTTTTATGCATTCTTTGCCTACATAGGCAGTGGTGCTATCAGGGCAGGACTGGAGGGTACTCCTGGCCACCCTCAAAACTTGGAAATCTGGGCTCAAGTTTGAATCCTGCAGTAGATGGAAAGTGTAATATAACTCTATGAAGCACAGGTTGGCTCTCTGTCTGCTGATCTCCTTCTTCACTCTTTATCTGgcttacattttaatttgttcattcTCATCCCAACCATTACTGGCATCAGACAGTAATTTCACTGTTGTACACATAAGCTATTTTAAGCTTTAAATAACGGGTACTAAGGCATGATGCACTGTGGTTAGCAATTCAAAAACACAACTACATAAAGGCTATTATCTATGGAAAACCCTTAATATGATCATTTTCCCACATAATTTCAACCATGTAATTACAAAGCATAAAGTAGTTGCTGTAGCTTCACAGGTCAGAAATGTACAGAGGCTGACTCTACCCATGGAATAGCTTTCATCTTCTTGCCCTTTCATGAAGCTTTTCCAACTTAGAAGCAGATTTACATAGTGTCAGCTGCCCTGTGTCTACTCTTTCATAATTAGTAATGCTCCTAGGGTAACTAGTCTAATTTATCCCTCTCCCTGActctctcttccctcttcttccctatggaaaagaaaagagacaggCAAATACATTAGAGCAAACCAACAAAGTACATGAAGAATCAAGAAACATTACCTCTAAAAGTTAGGcttttgtctgtttttcttttgaaaagctgGTAAATTATCTAACTACTGGCATTTCTGTACTGAGATTTCAGCCGCCTCTAGTATACAGACACATGAAACATGTAGACCAAATAAAGCCCTGAATACCAAAGAAAATGTAATGTAAGTGTAAGGAAAATACAGAGCAAAAATTATATATCTATCCCTATTAAGCTTTTTTTCTGCCTAAAAAAAGGATGCattatcaaaaaataaaaaatggaagtaCATTAGAATTTTATATCATATTCTCCACACACCTGCATATGTCCTAATTTCACAGAAATCACACTGAATGACAGCTAACAATGCCATTCTCTGATTTTATTGTGACAGTGATTCAAAAAAGAAGCATTAGCAAGGTTTAAAATGGATAAAGTTGAATTGTTTGCCAAATTGTCCTGCTGGACAATGGTCTGAATGACTGACAGGTTCTATAGCAAGATACCTAATAGCCTACAAGAGAGTTCTTATCACCTCTTTAACTTGAAGAAACTGAGAACTACCACCCAGGTATAGGGTAGGTTTATGTGATCAGCAGTGTAGTAGAGTGTCTAGTAGGACAGAGGGTGCCTTCTTTTGGAAAGTCAGGGAAACTGAATGACTTTCCTACctctagcaaataaataaatatggtgacAGGGCTTTCAGGTTTTATATTGTGTGTGACCAATTATCACAAAGGAACTTGGAtaataagaaaaataatcagaggTTCTTTGATGAGTTTTCTACtccatgttagcaatttaaatGCTAACATGAATGTTAACATTTCTTATAAATGCTAGCAAGAGTCacttaatttatatttaaaagtttaaaactgcTGGTTGAATACATTTTCATGAAACTCTGTGTGTTTAGTGAGAAATAAGGATCACTAAATTCAACAGATCTTCAATGGCCAGAAATTTAATGGATGGATGTTATCAGTGGGTTGTTTGGGTTTGGATACTGGTGTTTTTTGGAGTATTTTCTCTTGTGTATAAATAATGTGTGGTTGTGTATTCTCCACAGGGATGTGATAAAATTCTATACCACTGTTTGTTTTATTGCAAATAACAATAAAACCAATGTGCCCTTTTCACTGTGCCAAaattctgtaattaaaaaaaagacagagagagggcCTCTTTTCCTTCTGGTAGTCAGAATAAAAGCTGAACCTATGTTGATGTTGCCATCGGTAACATTGATGTTCAAATAAAATAATGACTGGCCCAGGCACACTCCAATTACTGCGTTGAAAATAGAGAATTAATATATTCCCTGATAGAAAGGGGAAAATTAAAAGGATTAGCCATTGCACACACATGCTCATGTGTACACCCCCACACAATTTTGAATGTAAaacagaattattatttatttatgaatataTTCACAttaacacacacagacacattgcTAATTGAATTAGAATTCAATTTTTATATTGAAGCTGTGAGTAATACATAGAAACAACTATTTATCAATCATCCTGACTAGGTGGACCAATAAAACCTAGATTGTCACTGTTTTCAGACTACTGGGAAGTTTCTACAAACTGATTGATGAAAACTGTTGAGGCTCCAAGAAGCATCTGTTCCAATTAACATCTGCTGAGTAAATGCTCCAGTACTAATTGCAGTCATTCCTACCATGCTGAATATGTATTTTTCTGTCTGCGGTGGCTACAGAAAATTGGTTTCTCAATCTGTGTTCTTATCTAATTCTTCTGAATAAATTTGGTTTCAGCATTCAAGTCTGGATTAGTTTAGTGTAGCATGAGCTGGAAGGTCTTGATTTCCATGTCAGTAAGTATAGTGTAGCTAAATATGTCATTAAATAAAACAGATATGTTTACTgaaaaaatatgcatttaaattcAGCATTTAGGTAGCAAAAGAAACCATAATCTTCAAAGCCATCATCCAAAGTTCCATGGATCTTCCCAGTAGGAGCATAATGCGGAACATTGGATAGTAGCTCTGAATAcatacttattttcaggttgttcattatcttgttaaacaGTTTTCAAAGTGACTCAAATACATAAACATGCAAAATACATAAGACCCAGAGCAAAAGTGGCATAcaaataaagaatgaatgaatgaactcccATACAAAGCCAGGctagctccatctttgctgttcttatccaagcaggtaaagacctttctattcaggcagAACGACCCTTAGTAACTGGCTGTCTAAGAAGGGTTTTGTTCCCTCCCCCATGGGACTGTGGTGttcttgttgcttttaatatttgcaatacagtatttatttaccagttttaatattatatttaattctcttttaatattgtaatttttattattaatgttgtttctttttaatactatAAGCTGCTGTGGGTCCTTTACTTTTAAAAGACaggatttaaatacagtggtgcctcaacttacagaattaatctgtattggaacggtggctgtaactcaaaaatttcgtaagtcaaagcaccatttcccataggaatgcattgagaataatttaatccgttccagccaaagaaaaaacaccccccaaaaataaaaaaataaaacagtacaagcccctggggctgcaaaaaaacaaaacaccggCAGAGGTAGAAGGGACGGGacacagagggcagcggggatggCTTTGGAAGCCTGATAAGCCGAAAGCAGCCCTGACCTCCACTCCGGGTgccagcttcccgggcttccaaagcactggcacCCAGTGTGGCGGTTGGGGTGATGTTGGAACCCCAGGAGGCTGAcactccctttccctaactgttggggcgaagaagcagcctc is a window encoding:
- the HRH1 gene encoding histamine H1 receptor, with protein sequence MCVIDRDTENSTQIQPVIGLVLGSISLITVVMNILVLYAVKTEKKLQTVGNLYIVSLSCADVIVGAAVMPLNIVYLLKDKWILARKACLFWLSMDYVASTASIFSLFILCIDRYRSVQQPLKYLKYRTKTRASIMISVAWLLSFMWVIPILGWRKFTNYHNTTSRTDDEKICETDFCKTTWFKVLTAMINFYVPSLLMLWFYAKIYKAVRRHCKHRELINGSFRSVQEKASTQSEKLQEMQKGYLLNAHKDTGYVTNENDSDENKGMEVKYPANRFIKISKSDRDDDVGVVKLDCFPPATLEDVTGIGNTDSKYACVKENIETKETLCSLDYEFSKMSEGLSFAEGPSSRRCSTTLKQYSDAGRCFSRSSDRKDSTSLHYLKRTWERLCTQSINRSQGNREKKAAKQLGVIMATFILCWIPYFVLFLVMAYCEKCYNRPVHMFTIWLGYVNSTLNPFIYPLCNENFKKAFKKIFHIKN